The following are encoded in a window of Euwallacea fornicatus isolate EFF26 chromosome 21, ASM4011564v1, whole genome shotgun sequence genomic DNA:
- the Rbcn-3A gene encoding dmX-like protein 2 isoform X2, with translation MNLHQIVSGACNAGDKCFAVGSVEGVPFTAYAAGCNIVILASTFERVQIIPGAVHDYIRISSIDCSSDTGKIAAAYDNTICIYEPTPLIHNNSPHRRSKKLKGVKGLDYRWVQTGSLKTDSPIRALSWNLEGTRLLTAGNDVQLWHLKQHVPEEPAVTFTLGGGGEENENSDEPDKPQEQEQTSWHCVWKANTAIPVQHLAFSPDGTLFATCGDNDRLVKIWYENKHFLFTSKSTDGPQELDYGFVYIAHPRAVTHVSWRNTSKYMPKGSVSNMLLTSCKDNICRLWVETVLPEDGLVNLSQLDPQAHHPKFRTHRHKHRFMQRLKHMKTCFHIRRNAKHQAQGIIGSSQPIPTLPSTYSVHDFHSYGYHGTGVTPGLHFHLAASVNAETDIPLVPSISYYNPRPAFVLHWLDNKEMQFSLQAELFLEEFARPVVENPDSEENSLDPNLESGASDGVDARIESFLRDWHHSPDLLFSIHPVDGSFLIWVVEWLDEFHPGSFRQAQVSFSTRIPSAFPIGDSMSMSTTVSLYSTTPLVKHLVKEAVNREYCNRNLSSVKEEDENKPCSESICCAEDQNDSVPVVYLVTKHDNGTLNLWHLTFADQSKFAQVLSIGHKSRASGHRFRVNDITCHPVLPLLLTTSHHNIVDQKGPMKSNGFCSELILWKVDAVGPLSKSGGICELARISSPEPAAFSNVAWIPTLLPSSTLGNLSNSPSACFVASDGECLRVYQAVIDARTLLADLACKESRQKHHDHDMSDVSDLSSFNEDELLDNINIVSQQSTSRPGCIIQLETIAEAIQWQNTTFLHVYQEQLITGQRSSAKPANLDAMVDLQQSSVFEEPFYIVLLDCTDQNTIIHTWKLTIASTDSDLALTASQMYVPDSNLVQDENDLSRRNSVESLHLKQDKVTPHITLTVKREIKQVLPLPDGVEIVHATAAAGHLSSASIYPACLAPYCFATACSDGVIRFWAVSTLPHHVEELSALMLEENGEIVNTNKVWSEWNMIKESAIEIEGQVLNISVAYSGRLACAYKYGKSFTRPNKADQDSRYINLCVAIYECESTGGTEWILEDIIHLKNIHLPRIDINKHLDLSYLYDSRTLKKKQRINEVLHTLSADDRQNNMLSTEAIKPTLLAVPSFTTLQSLRKSISEMGNICPLTQKHIVQLDWVSNEDGSHVLTVACGSKILLYTPLSTDLAQANVKAMKESMNNFRPILRKASSLAQPMFVEDFKWMTLRKIELHTADGLPALPMQISWVRDGILVVGMDSEMHVYTQWKSQQQSQKQNSLTESDSSREMDFRTLTHENQRKLAAVPTLGRISSVNLQILDRKRNKDQHLDYMPDYGLFEASRIACPVLPQYHPKQLMELLNSGKIRWVKAILAHLVKCIGGNQEPSEDIQGWARSRTLSVSYPAGSPEHRASISEITLDYDEISNIPPLPLWTLLAADKEMPLTQEENKDYNELFDNNVIMEESLDNILDEDEEVCLRERRASERNAGLTHFTPKQGRILSRLLTHMHLPGLSSLDQMHLLALADTVATCNTDLAERFAIDAAKSAMVKENLINQNEEVMTDSLDDCGLRFLLAMKHYSYLLRCLPLAQRSLLQKNGVGSNNLAWAFHSESQEELLNLIPSYAKGEPTWMQLRELGVGWWIRNLNLLRTSIQILAKAAYQANDDPMDAALYYLAMNKKNLLWGLYRSKRDKKMTDFFSNNFSEERWRKAALKNAYALLGKQRFDHAAAFFLLAGNLKDAVQICIHKIEDVQLAIIITRLFEGDGDGLKTLLYTEILGCDENGENVDLTKAHPDPFMRSMALWALKDYQGSLSTLLIGNAGTQHPAHDDEARETKEADPNVFNFYVYLRTHPLLVRQNLASSGQRKIWKDGKQIIAEEFITPLERQLYFATAHGHFRAGCPALALEVLSKLPLVVPDKLKATPVTSPKTQNEGTIEEIATGIISWDSKPVINQSSAGFDWSGPVNSGVKTDDLNLKWSDEEDEGSDDSTGGISMKIVGDKHKELAREQTVEEEREEEAQNQVDIMAQQLKFVACLKILMEELSTLATGFEVDGGQLRYQLYIWLEKEVEALKDLCNYTASDVDSDLEQSPEPEHNQSIEVNLKPTLHEILVQEKLDFEAKVQRAAKRKRWLRGNETLLRTLLSYCSLHGATGGLASVRMELMLLLQELQQEKTHQQLLSPLPFPTSLPLLAASVASSKTVIADPIRYLQSLTHDMLQTMVEFRNPYTDQNQLLVLRDLAIALSACIYQSLCDSDTFKASIQETQDLISTYLVGRKRKVSVNESLQIVTLPSKWPGVTSLRALLAREKDEDTPRLTVLLCEAFTATYLALLLYGLVTCDCVILFHVTAHKLEGDVWGKLFGGGVKKLLRTASLTSNPGIHHHGLQSQTSIQTPSEESSFPANWLSKQRLKLNTKILGPQSSVMKEDKPTYREQFVPPEMSILAFLLQKPESNYYVDEVESENEEEDEDEDVFDGPVTSTVAVKVANTEHSDPNSYSWLVLKLASLRICQNKLQEFLGVAGLESSELPVASPLIHSALRSLTNWQENLKRELELRQAPPEYIPGCFVESTTTGPPIQKYRQLLEPHNTPFANKSSASSARLLWQYLVHQEPVHDIFIRAVFGGKRRSTTTIDEVIPTPETALEPVRIIHKEQDSISAFSLNLQSGGLIVVATPRELQEMDISLLLELPSWLEDECELDILNLTKDCPDSTVPPFLVIQSAGDKSKDTQPSSPQSGIGSQSGRGASVMKGLSFPGCQDANFVQLVLLRSAHMLRPVLKHKVDGVRRITSHPLLPLYLTGGTDGSVHLWEWGHQQPVATPRPPGTFAKVTRLRFSQHGNKFGVADSDGKLSLFQVGLSASVTWPFFTHLCHNKGISDFVFLGSCSLLATAGHSSENKNVCIWDSIMPHNKALVMAFACHDQGASSLVFAPQHQVLISAGKKGDVCLIDVRSKAVRHKFSAHESAVKCIAIDPHEDYFATGSADGDIKIWGVAVPNVLLSLPAEHARGSFFKNIGQGVTQIQIDAHGRLFSCGVDGSMKVRQLPDRETLLNHH, from the exons atgaaTTTGCATCAGATTGTGAGCGGTGCCTGCAATGCCGGTGATAAATGCTTCGCTGTAGGATCCGTAGAAGGTGTTCCCTTTACA GCATATGCTGCAGGGTGCAACATAGTAATTTTAGCTTCAACCTTCGAGAGGGTTCAGATTATACCAGGAGCTGTTCACGACTACATCAGAATCAGTTCGATAGATTGTTCCAGTGATACTGGAAAGATTGCTGCAGCCTATGATAACACTATATGCATTTATGAACCAACCCCGTTGATCCATAATAATTCCCCACAT AGgcgaagtaaaaaattgaagggGGTTAAG GGACTAGACTATAGGTGGGTGCAAACTGGTAGTTTGAAAACCGATTCTCCAATTCGGGCCCTCAGTTGGAACTTAGAGGGCACCCGTCTCTTGACGGCCGGCAATGACGTTCAACTTTGGCATCTAAAACAGCATGTGCCCGAAGAGCCTGCGGTCACATTCACCCTTGGTGGTGGCGGAGAGGAGAATGAAAACTCGGATGAGCCTGATAAGCCTCAAG AGCAAGAGCAAACTTCCTGGCATTGCGTCTGGAAGGCTAACACTGCCATTCCAGTACAGCATTTGGCCTTCTCTCCAGATGGGACTCTGTTTGCTACTTGCGGGGACAATGACAGGCTGGTTAAGATTTGGTACGAGAACAAGCACT TTCTTTTTACGTCGAAAAGCACTGACGGTCCCCAAGAGCTTGACTATGGGTTTGTTTACATCGCCCACCCAAGAGCGGTCACCCATGTCTCTTGGAGAAACACCTCCAAGTACATGCCCAA GGGTTCAGTTTCCAACATGCTTCTCACCTCTTGTAAAGACAATATTTGTCGCTTGTGGGTGGAGACAGTCCTTCCAGAAGATGGACTAGTGAATCTGTCGCAGCTGGATCCACAAGCTCATCACCCCAAGTTCAGGACCCACAGGCACAAACACAGGTTTATGCAGAGGCTGAAACATATGAA GACATGTTTCCATATCAGGAGAAATGCCAAACATCAAGCACAGGGTATTATCGGGTCTTCACAGCCCATTCCAACATTGCCCTCCACTTACAGCGTGCACGATTTCCATTCCTATGGATATCACGGCACAG GTGTCACTCCAGGACTTCACTTTCATTTAGCCGCATCAGTCAACGCAGAAACCGACATTCCTTTGGTACCGAGCATAAGTTACTACAACCCAAGACCCGCTTTCGTATTACACTGGTTGGACAACAAGGAAATGCAGTTCAGTCTACAAGCAGAGTTGTTTTTAGAGGAGTTTGCTAG ACCTGTGGTCGAGAATCCCGATTCGGAGGAAAATTCTTTGGATCCGAATCTGGAATCTGGAGCGTCAGATGGAGTAGATGCGCGCATTGAAAGTTTCCTAAGAGATTGGCATCATAGTCCAGATTTGCTGTTCAGTATACACCCGGTTGATGGCAGCTTTTTAATTTG GGTTGTAGAGTGGTTAGATGAGTTCCATCCCGGCTCCTTCCGCCAGGCACAAGTCTCGTTTTCAACGAGAATCCCCTCAGCCTTCCCCATAGGCGACTCCATGAGCATGTCCACCACTGTTAGTCTTTATAGTACTACCCCGTTGGTCAAACATTTGGTCAAAGAAGCTGTGAATCGGGAGTACTGCAATAGAAACCTGAGCAGCGTCAAAGAAGAAGACGAAAACAAACCTTGCTCTGAG AGTATTTGCTGCGCTGAAGACCAGAACGACTCAGTCCCAGTGGTGTATTTAGTGACCAAGCACGATAATGGCACGTTAAATTTGTGGCATTTGACCTTTGCGGACCAAAGCAAGTTTGCCCAAGTCCTGAGTATTGGCCACAAGAGCCGGGCTTCAGGACACCGTTTCAGAGTGAACGACATCACTTGCCATCCAGTTTTGCCTCTGCTACTCACTACTAGTCACCACAATATCGTGGATCAAAAGGGCCCTATGAAATCAAAC GGATTCTGTAGCGAGCTGATCCTTTGGAAAGTAGACGCTGTAGGTCCGCTATCCAAATCCGGGGGTATTTGTGAATTGGCCAGGATTAGCTCCCCAGAACCGGCAGCTTTCAGCAATGTAGCTTGGATTCCCACGCTTTTGCCATCAAGCACTCTTGGAAATCTCTCCAATTCTCCAAGCGCTTGTTTCGTGGCCTCAGACGGGGAATGCCTGAGGGTTTACCAAGCTGTTATTGATGCCCGGACATTGTTAGCCGATTTGGCTTGCAAAGAGTCGAGGCAGAAGCATCATGATCACGATATGAGCGACGTTTCTGATTTGTCCTCTTTCAATGAGGACGAATTGCTGGATAACATCAACATAGTGTCGCAGCAGAGCACTTCCAGGCCTGGGTGTATCATACAGTTGGAGACCATTGCCGAGGCGATACAGTGGCAAAATACCACGTTCTTGCATGTCTATCAAGAGCAATTAATAACAG GCCAAAGAAGTTCCGCAAAACCCGCAAACCTAGACGCCATGGTCGACTTACAACAATCATCAGTATTCGAAGAGCCTTTTTACATAGTTCTGCTGGACTGCACTGATCAGAACACGATAATTCACACCTGGAAGCTTACTATAGCTTCAACGGACAGCGATCTAGCTCTAACGGCCAGTCAAATGTATGTCCCAGATTCGAACTTAGTCCAAGACGAAAACGATCTTTCTCGACGCAATAGTGTTGAATCGCTACATCTGAAACAAGACAAAGTCACTCCTCACATCACTCTGACTGTAAAAAGGGAGATTAAACAAGTGTTGCCCCTGCCCGATGGGGTGGAAATAGTGCACGCCACTGCAGCAGCTGGCCATTTGAGTTCAGCGTCAATTTACCCCGCTTGTCTGGCGCCCTATTGCTTTGCCACCGCATGCAGCGACGGAGTTATTAGATTTTGGGCTGTGTCCACTCTTCCGCATCACGTTGAAGAACTATCTGCGTTAATGTTAGAAGAAAACGGAGAGATTGTAAATACCAATAAAGTATGGTCGGAGTGGAATATGATTAAGGAATCCGCTATTGAAATCGAGGGCCAGGTACTGAATATCAGTGTAGCGTACTCGGGAAGATTGGCTTGTGCTTATAAGTATGGGAAAAGCTTCACAAGACCTAATAAAGCCGATCAGGATTCTCGATATATTAACCTTTGTGTGGCAATTTATGAGTGCGAGTCTACCGGCGGTACTGAGTGGATCCTCGAGGATATAATCCActtgaaaaatatacatttgcCGCGAATTGACATCAACAAACACTTGGATTTGAGCTATTTATACGACTCGCGCACTCTTAAGAAGAAGCAGCGAATCAACGAAGTGTTACACACATTGTCTGCGGATGACCGGCAAAACAACATGCTCTCAACCGAGGCCATAAAGCCGACTTTATTAGCGGTACCCAGCTTTACTACTTTGCAATCCCTGAGGAAATCAATTTCAGAAATGGGCAATATCTGCCCTTTGACACAGAAACACATAGTGCAGCTGGATTGGGTGTCTAACGAGGACGGTTCTCATGTTTTGACTGTGGCCTGCGGCAGCAAGATCCTTTTATACACGCCTTTGTCCACAGATCTTGCGCAAGCAAATGTTAAGGCAATGAAAGAGTCCATGAATAATTTTAGGCCGATTTTGAGGAAAGCCAGTTCCTTGGCACAGCCTATGTTTGTTG AAGACTTCAAATGGATGACTCTCAGGAAAATTGAGCTTCACACAGCTGATGGGTTGCCGGCTTTGCCCATGCAGATCAGCTGGGTGAGAGACGGGATTTTGGTGGTAGGAATGGACTCGGAAATGCACGTTTACACCCAATGGAAATCGCAACAGCAGAGTCAGAAACAGAACAGTCTTACCGAGTCTGACAGCAGCCGAGAAATGGACTTTAG GACCCTGACCCACGAAAACCAACGAAAATTAGCCGCAGTACCCACTTTAGGCCGCATCAGTTCCGTGAACCTTCAAATCCTGGACCGCAAGCGCAACAAAGACCAACATCTCGACTACATGCCCGATTACGGACTATTTGAGGCCTCACGTATTGCTTGTCCGGTTTTACCTCAATATCACCCGAAGCAACTGATGGAACTCCTCAATTCCGGCAAAATCAGATGGGTTAAAGCTATTCTGGCTCATTTGGTGAAGTGCATTGGCGGCAATCAGGAACCTTCAGAAGATATCCAGGGATGGGCCAGATCCAGGACGCTTTCGGTCAGTTACCCTGCGGGCAGTCCCGAACATCGAGCTAGTATTAGTGAGATTACTCTGGATTATGATGAGATAAGCAATATTCCTCCTTTGCCCTTGTGGACGCTTCTTGCGGCCGATAAAGAAATGCCCTTGACGCAAGAAGAGAACAAAGATTATAATGAGCTGTTTGACAACAATGTGATAATGGAGGAGTCTTTAGATAATATTTTGGATGAGGATGAGGAGGTTTGTTTAAGGGAACGCAGGGCTTCAGAGAGGAACGCAGGACTCACGCATTTCACCCCGAAACAAGGTCGGATTTTATCGAGGCTGTTGACCCACATGCATTTACCGGGTCTTTCTAGTTTGGATCAAATGCATTTGCTGGCATTAGCCGACACTGTTGCGACGTGTAACACAGACTTAGCGGAAAG gttCGCAATAGACGCTGCGAAATCCGCAATGGTAAAAGAAAACCtcataaatcaaaatgaaGAAGTAATGACTGATAGCCTGGACGATTGCGGCTTGCGGTTCTTACTCGCAATGAAGCACTACAGCTATCTCTTGAGGTGTCTGCCGCTCGCCCAGAGATCTCTACTTCAGAAAAACGGAGTGGGCAGTAACAACTTGGCCTGGGCCTTCCATTCAGAGAGCCAAGAAGAATTGCTGAACTTAATCCCTAGCTATGCCAAAGGAGAACCAACATGGATGCAATTAAGGGAGCTGGGGGTCGGCTGGTGGATCCGGAATTTGAATTTGCTCAGAACGAGCATTCAGATTTTGGCCAAAGCTGCCTATCAGGCCAACGACGACCCCATGGATGCGGCACTTTACTATTTGGCCATGAACAAGAAGAATTTGCTGTGGGGCTTGTATCG ATCCAAAAGGGACAAGAAAATGACCGATTTCTTCTCTAACAATTTCTCCGAGGAGCGCTGGCGTAAAGCTGCTTTAAAGAACGCGTATGCCTTACTGGGGAAGCAAAGATTCGATCATGCAGCCGCCTTTTTCCTCCTGGCTGGAAACTTAAAGGATGCAGTCCAAATTTGCATTCACAAAATCGAAGATGTCCAGTTGGCCATCATCATTACTCGCCTGTTTGAAGGCGACGGAGACGGTCTGAAGACGCTGCTTTATACGGAAATTTTGGGATGCGATGAAAATG gcGAAAACGTGGACTTAACCAAAGCCCATCCCGATCCCTTCATGCGTTCCATGGCCCTTTGGGCCTTGAAAGACTATCAGGGCTCTTTGAGCACCCTTTTGATAGGCAATGCAGGCACCCAGCATCCGGCCCATGACGACGAGGCCCGAGAAACCAAAGAGGCAGACCCGAATGTGTTCAATTTCTACGTTTATCTGCGCACGCATCCTTTGTTAGTTCGGCAAAATCTAGCGTCTAGCGGACAAAGAAAAATCTGGAAAGATGGCAAGCAAATCATCGCAGAAGAGTTCATAACTCCCCTGGAGAGGCAACTTTACTTTGCCACTGCCCATGGACACTTCAGGGCGGGTTGTCCAGCTCTGGCTTTAGAAGTTCTGTCCAAGCTGCCATTAGTGGTGCCTGATAAACTAAAGGCCACTCCTGTAACCTCCCCTAAGACACAAAATGAAGGCACCATAGAGGAAATCGCCACTGGGATTATATCCTGGGACAGCAAACCTGTGATCAATCAAAGTTCCGCTGGTTTCGATTGGAGCGGTCCCGTGAATTCTGGAGTTAAAACTGACGATTTAAACTTGAAATGGAGTGACGAGGAGGACGAGGGGTCCGACGATTCTACTGGAGGAATATCCATGAAAATCGTTGGTGATAAACACAAGGAGCTGGCAAGGGAGCAGACAGTGGAAGAGGAGAGGGAAGAGGAGGCTCAAAACCAAGTGGACATTATGGCGCAACAGCTTAAATTCGTTGCGTGCTTGAAGATTCTTATGGAGGAACTTTCCACATTGGCCACGGGATTTGAAGTGGATG GTGGTCAGCTGCGGTACCAACTGTATATTTGGCTGGAAAAAGAAGTGGAAGCCTTGAAGGACCTGTGCAATTACACGGCCTCCGACGTGGATTCCGATTTGGAACAATCTCCAGAGCCGGAGCACAATCAAAGTATTGAGGTCAACCTCAAACCAACCTTACACGAGATTTTGGTGCAAGAAAAGCTGGACTTTGAGGCGAAGGTGCAGAGAGCAGCTAAACGAAAGCGGTGGTTAAGAG GCAATGAGACGTTGTTGCGCACCCTCTTAAGTTACTGTTCCCTGCACGGCGCCACTGGCGGCCTGGCGTCAGTGAGGATGGAGCTGATGCTACTATTGCAGGAGCTACAGCAGGAGAAAACCCATCAACAGTTGCTCAGCCCTCTTCCCTTCCCGACAAGTCTGCCTTTATTGGCAGCCAGTGTTGCTAGCAGTAAAACAGTTATCGCGGATCCTATTCGCTATCTGCAAAGTCTTACACATGATATGTTGCAAACG ATGGTGGAATTCAGAAATCCATATACCGATCAAAATCAATTACTGGTTTTGAGAGATTTGGCCATCGCCCTGTCGGCATGCATTTACCAGTCCCTCTGCGATTCGGATACGTTTAAGGCGTCAATACAGGAAACGCAG GACCTCATCTCAACCTACCTCGTGGGAAGAAAACGAAAGGTTTCGGTAAACGAAAGTCTTCAAATCGTGACTTTGCCGTCAAAATGGCCTGGAGTCACCAGTTTAAGAGCCCTACTAGCCCGGGAAAAAGACGAGGACACTCCCAGATTGACAGTCCTCTTATGTGAAGCATTTACAGCTACATATTTAGCCCTACTGCTTTATGGTCTGGTCACTTGCGATTGCGTAATTCTCTTCCACGTCACTGCCCATAAACTCGAAGGAGATGTGTGGGGAAA ATTGTTTGGAGGGGGTGTGAAGAAGCTTTTGCGCACAGCTAGCCTGACTAGCAATCCCGGCATTCACCACCATGGTTTACAATCCCAAACCAGCATCCAAACGCCCAGTGAGGAATCCAGCTTCCCTGCGAATTGGCTGAGCAAACAGAGGCTGAAGCTAAACACGAAAATATTAGGCCCACAATCCAGCGTTATGAAAGAAGACAAGCCGACCTATCGTGAGCAGTTCGTTCCTCCGGAAATGAGCATTTTGGCCTTTTTGTTGCAAAAG CCTGAATCTAACTATTACGTGGATGAGGTGGAGAGTGAAAACGAGGAAGAGGACGAGGATGAAGATGTTTTTGACGGCCCGGTAACCAGCACTGTAGCAGTCAAAGTGGCCAATACGGAACACTCGGATCCGAATTCCTATTCATGGCTGGTGTTGAAGCTAGCAAGTTTGAGAATCTGCCAGAATAAGCTGCAGGAATTTTTGGGG GTTGCAGGACTGGAAAGCTCGGAACTACCAGTGGCAAGCCCGTTGATCCATAGCGCTCTACGGAGCCTCACGAATTGGCAGGAGAATTTGAAGCGCGAGCTGGAGTTGAGGCAAGCGCCTCCCGAATATATTCCCGGATGTTTTGTCGAAAGCACCACCACGGGTCCTCCCATCCAAAAATACAG GCAATTACTGGAGCCGCACAACACACCTTTCGCCAACAAGAGCTCGGCAAGTTCGGCGCGACTGCTGTGGCAGTATTTGGTGCACCAAGAGCCAGTTCACGATATTTTTATACGTGCGGTGTTCGGAGGAAAGCGGAG atcaaCAACAACCATAGATGAAGTTATTCCTACGCCAGAAACTGCCTTAGAACCAGTAAGAATTATTCACAAGGAGCAGGATTCCATATCTGCCTTTTCATTAAACCTC CAAAGTGGGGGTCTGATTGTAGTGGCGACCCCGCGCGAGCTTCAAGAGATGGACATTTCGCTGCTCCTGGAACTGCCGTCATGGCTAGAGGATGAGTGTGAGCTGGACATATTGAATCTAACTAAAGACTGCCCAGACAGCACAGTTCCTCCCTTTTTGGTGATCCAAAGCGCGGGAGATAAGAGCAAAGACACGCAGCCGAGTAGCCCGCAATCAGGGATTGGAAGCCAGAGCGGCAGAGGTGCCAGCGTG ATGAAGGGGTTAAGCTTCCCAGGCTGTCAAGATGCGAATTTTGTCCAACTCGTCTTGCTTCGGTCGGCACACATGCTTCGACCG GTGCTGAAGCACAAAGTGGACGGAGTGCGAAGGATAACGTCCCACCCTCTTCTGCCTCTTT ATCTCACTGGTGGCACCGATGGCTCGGTTCACCTCTGGGAATGGGGCCACCAGCAGCCAGTGGCCACTCCAAGGCCTCCAGGCACCTTCGCCAAAGTCACGAGGCTTCGTTTCTCGCAGCACGGCAATAAATTCGGAGTCGCAGACTCTGACGGCAAACTCAGTCTCTTCCAAGTGGGCTTAAGTGCCAGCGTTACATGGCCCTTTTTC ACACACCTTTGTCACAACAAAGGCATCAGCGACTTCGTTTTCTTAGGTTCATGCAGCCTTCTAGCCACTG CTGGCCACAGCTCGGAGAACAAGAATGTCTGCATTTGGGACTCGATAATGCCTCACAACAAGGCGCTGGTGATGGCATTTGCGTGTCATGATCAAGGGGCCAGCAGTCTGGTTTTTGCGCCCCAGCATCAA GTATTGATATCTGCGGGTAAGAAAGGTGACGTGTGCCTCATTGATGTGCGTTCTAAAGCGGTGCGACACAAATTTAGCGCACATGAAAGCGCCGTCAAATGCATAGCCATCGATCCTCATGAGGACTATTTTGCCACGGGTTCCGCCGATGGGGATATCAAg atttggGGCGTGGCCGTGCCAAACGTCCTCTTGTCTCTGCCCGCAGAACACGCTCGCGGATCATTTTTCAAGAATATCGGACAAGGCGTGACCCAAATCCAGATTGACGCCCATGGCAGGCTGTTTTCATGCGGTGTAGATGGAAGCATGAAAGTACGACAACTTCCTGACAGGGAAACGCTTCTCAATCACCACTAG